Proteins from a single region of Planctomycetota bacterium:
- a CDS encoding peptidylprolyl isomerase, with protein MNSLRSIVLATSAVVIVGCSSPEVVVPPMPDERFLDFDDDADVRTIDEVGDDPIQTPLTPTGSQTPGRVEAPPVERPEESEPPQLEYVTVDGVLGEFNGRAVYAADVINARKNQLRARALRLPRNQFGAEAFRIIQEELQVRMRNKLYLSVYERNLNPLERQQAKFLTMLWRERFITENGGSEAEARRASRDQFGMTLEQLGEDEYGRRLNDIFMQKHIAPRVRPAAAELREAYEDRREKGEFDVPGGIVFALIEIAAESADPIAIEAAKARAEALHERALAGEDFGELARNNSDNADYASRGGLPPDWMLPIARGAFAIPQVAEAAWEAEVDTVAPLVAVGEGEARRWYVIQVREKETPRTMTFAEVQRRLNNELALAEQNRLVDDYIRRELGRAKVPELAAQRLMTQTAMEVVMQQYDAWRAEEAAASAR; from the coding sequence GTGAATTCGCTGCGCTCCATCGTGCTCGCAACGTCGGCGGTCGTGATCGTCGGCTGCTCCAGTCCCGAGGTCGTCGTCCCGCCGATGCCGGACGAGCGGTTCCTCGATTTCGACGACGACGCCGACGTCCGCACGATCGACGAGGTCGGCGACGACCCGATCCAGACGCCACTCACGCCCACCGGCAGCCAGACGCCCGGCCGCGTCGAGGCACCGCCCGTTGAGAGGCCCGAAGAGAGTGAGCCGCCGCAACTCGAATACGTCACCGTCGACGGCGTCCTGGGCGAGTTCAACGGCCGTGCGGTCTACGCGGCGGACGTCATCAATGCCCGGAAAAACCAGCTCCGCGCCCGGGCACTGCGTCTTCCACGGAACCAGTTCGGAGCAGAAGCGTTCCGCATCATCCAGGAGGAGTTGCAGGTCCGCATGAGGAACAAGCTCTACCTGAGCGTCTACGAGCGAAACCTCAACCCGCTCGAGCGACAGCAGGCCAAGTTCCTCACGATGCTTTGGCGTGAGCGATTCATCACCGAAAACGGCGGCAGCGAGGCCGAGGCCAGGCGTGCGTCAAGGGATCAGTTCGGCATGACGCTCGAACAGCTCGGCGAAGACGAGTACGGGCGTCGGCTCAACGACATCTTCATGCAGAAGCACATCGCCCCACGCGTCCGCCCGGCCGCGGCGGAACTGCGTGAGGCGTATGAGGATCGGCGGGAGAAGGGCGAGTTCGACGTCCCGGGCGGGATCGTCTTCGCACTCATCGAAATCGCAGCGGAGTCGGCCGATCCGATCGCGATCGAGGCCGCCAAGGCACGGGCCGAGGCACTGCACGAGCGGGCCTTGGCCGGTGAGGACTTCGGCGAGTTGGCCCGAAACAACAGCGACAACGCCGACTACGCCTCTCGCGGCGGGCTGCCGCCGGACTGGATGCTTCCGATCGCCCGCGGAGCCTTCGCCATCCCGCAGGTCGCTGAGGCGGCGTGGGAGGCGGAGGTCGACACAGTGGCACCGCTCGTCGCCGTAGGCGAGGGTGAAGCGCGTCGGTGGTACGTGATCCAGGTCCGCGAGAAGGAGACACCGCGCACGATGACGTTTGCCGAGGTGCAACGTCGGCTGAACAACGAACTCGCACTTGCCGAGCAGAATCGGCTGGTCGACGACTACATCCGCCGCGAACTCGGCCGCGCCAAGGTTCCAGAACTCGCCGCCCAGCGGCTGATGACCCAGACAGCGATGGAAGTGGTCATGCAGCAATACGACGCCTGGCGCGCCGAGGAAGCCGCCGCGAGCGCTCGGTAG
- a CDS encoding glycosyltransferase family 4 protein: MQDSGRPLRIVHVITRLIVGGAQENTLLSCEGQHDLGHDVMLLAGPTTGPEGSLVDRVRDYGYSFEEIPALRRSVLPRKDWATYHDLRERIRRLKPDVVHTHSSKAGILGRVAAWDEKVPHVLHTVHGLSFTASRRRLVNNAYVLLERYAAKRCHTIVGVADAMNKAMLDAGIGKADQYETVYSGMATGAFTSAVDQRPEVRQELRLADDDVAVVTVARLFDMKGHDDLLSHAERLCRQHANLRFVWVGDGSLRPRFERQIAEMGLQDRFRLVGLVPPEDVPRYVAACEVLAHPSRREGLARALPQGQLARLPVVTYDIDGNAEGLLPGESGFAVPAFDVDAFVARISELVGDSQRRQAMGAAGQTFAVNRFSTETMVRRLEDVYRRDVG, translated from the coding sequence GTGCAGGACTCCGGACGGCCGCTTCGCATCGTCCACGTCATCACGCGCCTCATCGTCGGCGGTGCCCAGGAAAACACGCTGCTCAGCTGCGAGGGCCAGCACGACCTCGGGCACGACGTCATGCTCCTTGCCGGGCCGACAACCGGGCCCGAAGGCAGCCTCGTCGACCGCGTCCGCGACTACGGGTACAGCTTCGAGGAGATCCCGGCACTGCGGCGCAGCGTCCTGCCGCGCAAGGACTGGGCGACCTACCACGACCTTCGTGAGCGGATTCGTCGGCTGAAGCCCGACGTCGTCCACACACACAGCTCCAAGGCCGGCATCCTGGGTCGCGTCGCCGCGTGGGACGAGAAGGTGCCCCACGTCCTGCACACCGTCCACGGGCTTTCATTCACCGCCAGCCGACGACGGCTCGTCAACAACGCTTATGTCCTCCTGGAGCGCTACGCGGCCAAGCGTTGCCACACGATCGTCGGCGTGGCGGACGCGATGAACAAGGCCATGCTCGACGCCGGCATCGGCAAAGCCGACCAGTACGAAACGGTCTACAGCGGCATGGCGACGGGTGCGTTCACCTCAGCCGTCGACCAGCGGCCGGAAGTGCGTCAGGAGCTGCGTCTCGCGGACGACGATGTGGCCGTCGTCACCGTGGCCCGGCTTTTCGACATGAAGGGCCACGACGATCTTCTGAGCCACGCCGAGCGGCTTTGTCGTCAGCATGCGAACCTGCGATTCGTCTGGGTCGGCGATGGATCGCTCAGGCCGAGGTTCGAGCGGCAGATCGCCGAGATGGGGCTGCAGGATCGGTTCCGCCTCGTCGGCCTCGTTCCACCTGAGGACGTGCCGCGGTACGTGGCGGCGTGCGAAGTGCTGGCCCACCCGTCTCGCCGTGAGGGGCTCGCCCGTGCCCTGCCGCAGGGGCAGCTGGCGCGGTTGCCCGTCGTGACGTACGACATCGACGGCAACGCCGAGGGTCTGCTTCCCGGTGAGAGTGGCTTTGCGGTGCCTGCGTTCGACGTCGACGCCTTCGTCGCCCGCATCTCGGAACTCGTCGGCGATTCCCAGCGCCGCCAGGCCATGGGTGCCGCTGGCCAGACGTTTGCGGTCAATCGGTTCTCGACCGAGACGATGGTGCGCCGCCTGGAAGACGTCTACCGACGCGACGTCGGCTGA